The Vescimonas coprocola genome includes a window with the following:
- a CDS encoding gluzincin family metallopeptidase has protein sequence MTIQEALEKLQGYEKATFALNHATGLMYYDGATIAPKGTAELRGSTLGELSRMGYELTTAPETVEMLRTLMENREELDPITRRKAEELWRDYDRTHRVPVEEYVAYQELSAKSDAVWHEAKEKNDFALFEPYLQQMFDASRRMAGYWEPEKAPYETMLSTFERGLTVAQCDAFFASLREKLVPLIQQATAHADRVDDAPLHRNYPVAIQRQFSDFIMDVMDIDRDHCIIGETEHPFTTNFSRDDVRITTHYFADQVASSLYSVVHEGGHALYELHTGRELARTCLGNGVSMGIHESQSRFYENIIGRSRAFCSVLLPWLKEHFPAQLVDVTEEQFYRMVNRSRPSLIRTEADELTYCLHIMVRYELEKQMFAGTITAHDLPAAWNRLYKEYLGVDVPSDREGVLQDSHWANGNIGYFPSYAIGSAYGAQYLLEMQKDLDVEAAVRSGKLTAINRWLEEKIWKYGCMKDPVALFESVCGPFRPEEYVAYLEKKFTEIYEL, from the coding sequence ATGACCATCCAAGAAGCACTGGAAAAGCTGCAAGGCTATGAGAAAGCCACCTTTGCCCTGAACCACGCAACGGGCCTTATGTACTACGATGGCGCCACCATTGCCCCCAAGGGGACGGCGGAGCTGCGGGGCAGCACTCTGGGTGAGCTCTCCCGCATGGGCTATGAGCTCACCACCGCCCCGGAGACGGTGGAGATGCTCCGCACCCTTATGGAAAACCGTGAGGAGCTGGACCCCATCACCCGCCGGAAGGCGGAGGAGCTGTGGCGTGACTACGACCGCACCCACCGTGTTCCGGTGGAGGAGTACGTAGCCTATCAGGAGCTGTCCGCCAAGTCCGACGCCGTGTGGCACGAGGCCAAGGAGAAGAATGACTTTGCCCTCTTCGAGCCCTATCTCCAGCAGATGTTCGATGCCAGCCGCCGCATGGCCGGCTACTGGGAGCCGGAGAAGGCCCCCTACGAGACCATGCTCTCCACCTTTGAGCGTGGCCTGACGGTGGCCCAGTGCGACGCTTTCTTCGCCTCCCTGCGGGAGAAGCTGGTGCCGCTGATCCAACAGGCCACCGCCCACGCCGACCGGGTGGACGATGCCCCTCTGCACCGGAACTACCCCGTGGCTATCCAGCGCCAGTTCTCCGACTTCATCATGGACGTCATGGACATCGACCGGGACCACTGTATCATCGGCGAGACGGAGCACCCCTTCACCACCAACTTCTCCCGTGACGACGTCCGCATCACCACCCACTACTTCGCCGATCAGGTGGCCTCTTCCCTGTACTCCGTGGTCCATGAGGGCGGCCACGCCCTCTATGAGCTCCACACCGGCCGGGAGTTGGCTCGCACCTGCCTTGGAAACGGCGTCTCCATGGGCATCCACGAGAGCCAGTCCCGGTTCTACGAGAACATCATCGGCCGCAGCCGGGCCTTCTGCTCCGTCCTGCTGCCGTGGCTGAAGGAGCACTTCCCCGCCCAGCTGGTGGACGTGACGGAGGAGCAGTTCTACCGCATGGTGAACCGCTCCCGGCCCTCTCTGATCCGCACCGAGGCCGATGAGCTTACCTACTGCCTGCACATCATGGTCCGCTATGAGCTGGAGAAGCAGATGTTCGCCGGCACCATCACCGCCCACGACCTGCCCGCCGCATGGAACCGGTTATATAAGGAGTATCTGGGCGTGGATGTCCCCTCCGATCGGGAGGGCGTCCTGCAGGATTCCCACTGGGCCAACGGCAACATCGGCTATTTCCCCTCCTACGCCATCGGCTCCGCCTACGGCGCCCAGTACCTGCTGGAGATGCAGAAGGATCTGGACGTGGAGGCCGCCGTCCGCTCCGGCAAGCTCACCGCCATCAACCGCTGGCTGGAGGAGAAGATCTGGAAGTACGGCTGCATGAAGGACCCTGTGGCCCTCTTCGAGTCCGTCTGCGGCCCCTTCCGTCCGGAGGAGTACGTGGCGTATCTGGAAAAGAAGTTCACGGAGATATACGAATTGTAA
- a CDS encoding winged helix-turn-helix transcriptional regulator produces MSHYDCPCMEKCPLHYAMSLIGGKWKVQILCSVTNAGTIRYNALRGKLDGISNTALSSALRELERDGLILRREYLEVPVRVEYAPTEDCRRLLPILEQLSDWAEARMPADESTTKKEEPQ; encoded by the coding sequence GTGTCCCATTATGACTGCCCCTGTATGGAGAAATGCCCCCTGCACTACGCCATGTCCCTCATTGGCGGCAAGTGGAAGGTGCAGATCCTGTGCTCCGTCACCAACGCCGGGACCATCCGCTACAATGCCCTGCGGGGCAAGCTGGATGGTATCAGCAACACCGCGCTGTCCTCGGCTCTGCGGGAGCTGGAGCGGGACGGATTGATCCTGCGCCGGGAGTATCTGGAGGTGCCGGTGCGGGTGGAGTATGCCCCCACCGAGGACTGCCGCCGCCTGCTGCCCATTCTGGAGCAGCTGTCCGACTGGGCGGAGGCCCGTATGCCCGCCGATGAATCCACAACGAAAAAGGAGGAACCGCAATGA
- a CDS encoding LysE/ArgO family amino acid transporter — protein sequence MNIYLQGLTMGLAYVAPIGLQNLFVINSALTQKRSRVYLTALIVILWDVSLGVSCFLGAGALMQALPWLQKVILGLGSLIVIWIGIGLLRSKASLEGGKDVNVPVWKLFTTAFVVTWFNPQAIIDGTMMLGAFRASLPTGGDLPFIFGFGSASVIWFLTLSTIVSLLGSKFNEKALNIINKVCGGVIIFYGCKLIWNFVQLMGWVK from the coding sequence ATGAACATTTATTTGCAGGGACTGACCATGGGACTGGCGTATGTGGCCCCCATTGGCTTGCAGAATCTGTTTGTCATCAACAGCGCCCTGACCCAGAAGCGCAGCCGGGTCTATCTGACGGCGCTGATCGTGATTCTATGGGACGTCTCGCTGGGTGTCTCCTGCTTTTTAGGGGCAGGCGCTCTGATGCAGGCTTTGCCGTGGTTGCAGAAGGTCATTCTGGGGCTGGGCAGTCTCATCGTCATCTGGATCGGTATCGGGCTGCTGCGGTCCAAGGCATCGCTGGAGGGCGGTAAGGATGTAAACGTGCCGGTATGGAAGCTGTTCACCACCGCCTTCGTGGTGACGTGGTTCAATCCGCAGGCCATCATCGACGGCACCATGATGCTGGGGGCCTTCCGGGCCAGCCTGCCCACCGGGGGCGATCTACCCTTTATCTTCGGCTTCGGCAGTGCGTCGGTGATCTGGTTTCTGACTCTCTCCACCATTGTGTCGCTGCTGGGCAGCAAATTCAACGAGAAGGCGCTGAACATCATCAATAAGGTGTGCGGCGGTGTGATCATTTTCTATGGCTGCAAGCTCATCTGGAACTTCGTGCAGCTGATGGGCTGGGTGAAGTAA
- a CDS encoding short-chain fatty acid transporter — translation MFKRFTNACVRVVNRWLPDAFLFAVILTFVVYVAAMFATGMGPIKVLAAWGNSDGFWGLLAFSMQMALVLVLGSAMASAKPCKKVLRKAAGLCHNNMQAIVITTMVSTVCCWLNWGFGLVAGALLAKEVAKRVPTVDYPLLIASAYSGFVIWHAGLSGSIPLTLVTGAKFGEVTYQAAITETIFHPMNIIMCAVVLLAMPFINYAMHPDRERAVTIDPTLLVEDEDKTYEINTPAEKLEHSKILWGILCLAFLVYIIYYFVTNGFTLGLNIVNMIFMFLGILLHGDLRRYVDAVAEAAGSASGVLLQFPFYAGIMGMMVVQNEAGVSLAGVISQFFVNISNNVTFPMLSFLAAGIVNFFVPSGGGQWAVQGPIMMPAGAELGIGAGRTAMAIAWGDQWTNMIQPFWALPALGIAKLSARDIMGYLVVVLLFVGLVACLGFLAWGLLF, via the coding sequence ATGTTCAAGAGATTCACCAACGCTTGCGTGCGTGTTGTGAACCGCTGGCTGCCGGATGCATTCCTGTTTGCCGTCATCCTGACCTTCGTGGTCTATGTGGCAGCCATGTTCGCCACCGGCATGGGTCCCATCAAGGTGCTGGCTGCATGGGGCAATTCCGACGGCTTCTGGGGTCTGCTGGCCTTTTCCATGCAGATGGCTCTGGTGCTGGTGCTGGGTTCCGCCATGGCTTCCGCCAAGCCCTGTAAGAAGGTGCTGCGGAAGGCCGCTGGTCTGTGCCACAATAATATGCAGGCCATCGTCATCACCACCATGGTCTCCACCGTGTGCTGCTGGCTCAACTGGGGCTTCGGCCTGGTGGCCGGTGCGCTGCTGGCCAAGGAGGTGGCCAAGCGGGTCCCCACCGTGGACTATCCCCTGCTGATCGCCTCTGCCTATTCCGGCTTCGTCATCTGGCACGCCGGTCTCTCCGGATCCATTCCCCTGACGCTGGTCACCGGCGCCAAGTTCGGTGAGGTCACCTATCAGGCCGCCATCACCGAGACCATCTTCCACCCCATGAACATCATCATGTGCGCCGTGGTGCTGCTGGCCATGCCCTTCATCAACTACGCCATGCACCCTGACCGGGAGCGTGCCGTCACCATCGATCCCACCCTGCTGGTGGAGGACGAGGATAAGACCTACGAGATCAACACCCCCGCTGAGAAGCTGGAGCATTCCAAGATCCTGTGGGGCATCCTGTGCCTGGCCTTTCTGGTGTATATCATCTACTACTTCGTCACCAACGGCTTTACGCTGGGCCTGAACATCGTCAACATGATCTTCATGTTCCTCGGTATCCTGCTCCACGGCGACCTGCGCCGCTATGTGGACGCTGTGGCGGAAGCCGCCGGCAGCGCCTCCGGTGTGCTGCTGCAGTTCCCCTTCTATGCCGGTATCATGGGTATGATGGTGGTGCAGAATGAGGCCGGTGTGTCTCTGGCAGGCGTCATCTCCCAGTTCTTCGTGAACATCTCCAACAACGTCACCTTCCCCATGCTGTCCTTCCTGGCAGCCGGTATCGTGAACTTCTTCGTTCCCTCCGGCGGCGGCCAGTGGGCCGTGCAGGGTCCCATCATGATGCCTGCCGGCGCAGAACTGGGCATCGGCGCTGGCCGTACTGCTATGGCCATTGCATGGGGCGACCAGTGGACCAACATGATCCAGCCCTTCTGGGCCTTGCCTGCGCTGGGTATCGCCAAGCTGTCTGCCCGTGACATCATGGGCTATCTGGTGGTGGTCCTGCTGTTCGTGGGTCTGGTAGCCTGCTTGGGCTTCCTGGCCTGGGGTCTTCTGTTCTGA
- a CDS encoding tyrosine-type recombinase/integrase, translating into MQRTRHRAQGPTRHTYASRAVKEGLPPEMLQKTLGHADYSTTANIYTHIDAQTLVDAVTNTLLINKK; encoded by the coding sequence ATCCAGCGAACACGGCATAGAGCGCAAGGCCCCACACGCCACACATACGCATCCCGTGCGGTAAAAGAGGGATTGCCACCGGAAATGCTGCAAAAAACACTCGGACACGCCGATTATTCCACCACCGCAAACATATATACGCACATAGACGCACAGACACTTGTGGACGCTGTTACTAACACGTTACTAATAAATAAGAAATGA
- the ymfI gene encoding elongation factor P 5-aminopentanone reductase, translating into MEKIALVTGSSRGIGRAVATELARQGWAVCINYREREDCARSLVEQLTGEGCRVMAVQADVACREQVNTMVRQVEDAFGPVALLVNNAGVAGQALFQDITDELWHRYFSVNVDGAYHAIQAVLPAMLHHHQGCIINTSSIWGLRGASCEVTYSCTKAALIGLTRSLAAELAPTHIRVNCVAPGVIRTDMLDALPAEVLPQLAQETPMGRLGTPEDIAHAVAFLASDKADFITGQVLTCDGGFIL; encoded by the coding sequence ATGGAGAAAATCGCACTGGTCACGGGCTCCTCCCGTGGCATCGGCCGGGCCGTGGCCACGGAACTGGCCCGGCAGGGCTGGGCCGTATGTATCAACTATCGGGAGAGGGAGGACTGCGCCCGGTCACTGGTGGAACAGCTCACCGGGGAGGGCTGCCGGGTGATGGCGGTGCAGGCGGATGTGGCCTGCCGGGAACAGGTGAATACCATGGTCCGGCAGGTGGAGGATGCCTTCGGCCCGGTAGCGCTGCTGGTGAACAACGCCGGTGTGGCGGGACAGGCCCTATTTCAGGACATCACCGATGAGCTGTGGCACCGCTACTTCTCCGTCAACGTAGACGGCGCCTACCACGCCATTCAGGCGGTGCTGCCTGCCATGCTGCACCACCACCAGGGGTGCATCATCAACACCTCCTCCATCTGGGGGCTGCGGGGCGCCAGCTGCGAGGTCACCTACTCCTGCACCAAGGCGGCCCTCATCGGCCTGACCCGATCTCTGGCGGCGGAGCTGGCCCCCACCCACATCCGGGTGAACTGCGTGGCGCCGGGTGTCATCCGCACAGATATGCTGGATGCCCTGCCCGCCGAGGTACTGCCCCAGCTGGCGCAGGAGACTCCCATGGGCCGCTTGGGAACGCCGGAGGACATCGCCCACGCCGTGGCGTTTCTGGCCTCGGACAAGGCGGACTTCATCACCGGGCAGGTGCTGACCTGCGACGGCGGCTTTATTTTGTGA
- a CDS encoding XRE family transcriptional regulator: protein MSFGDQLKKRREELGLSRSELADRLGVSRSAVGNYETGVSAPKEEVLLRLFDALHVEPNYLYRDAYRGGGEGVSDEERSLLEKYRRLGLSGRQTLHTVADALGTMQQELQAAAPEPAPRVIPLYCSPAAAGYAAPVFGEDYEPLPVTGEVPTGAELAVRIQGDSMEPYIHDGSVVYVNHDPLRAGDVGIFCVDGDMLCKQYYRDLLGVVYLFSLNRRRADADVILPSSSGRSLTCFGRVMLHGLPIPE from the coding sequence ATGAGCTTTGGCGATCAGCTGAAGAAGCGCCGGGAAGAGCTGGGCCTGTCCCGCTCGGAGCTGGCGGACCGGCTGGGGGTATCCCGGTCGGCGGTGGGCAATTATGAGACCGGCGTCAGCGCTCCCAAGGAGGAGGTGCTGCTGCGGCTGTTCGATGCCCTTCATGTGGAGCCCAACTATCTGTATCGGGATGCCTACCGGGGCGGGGGAGAGGGGGTCAGCGACGAGGAGCGGAGCCTGCTGGAAAAGTACCGTCGGCTGGGCCTCTCCGGGCGCCAGACCCTCCACACCGTGGCGGATGCGCTGGGGACCATGCAGCAGGAGCTGCAGGCCGCCGCCCCGGAGCCTGCGCCCCGTGTCATCCCGCTGTATTGCTCCCCGGCTGCAGCGGGCTATGCCGCCCCGGTATTCGGGGAGGATTATGAGCCCTTGCCCGTCACCGGTGAGGTCCCCACAGGGGCGGAGTTGGCGGTGCGGATCCAGGGCGACTCCATGGAGCCCTATATCCACGACGGCTCGGTGGTGTACGTGAACCATGACCCCCTGCGGGCGGGAGACGTGGGCATCTTCTGCGTGGACGGCGATATGCTCTGTAAGCAGTACTACCGGGACCTGCTGGGGGTGGTGTATCTGTTCAGCCTCAACCGCCGCCGGGCGGATGCGGACGTGATCCTGCCCTCCAGCAGCGGCCGCAGCCTCACCTGCTTCGGCCGGGTGATGCTCCACGGCTTGCCTATACCGGAATAA
- a CDS encoding RNA polymerase sigma factor has protein sequence MRHTVSDGSGRYDPLDIASLQLWQQGQQEDNRQQIRRLLVNLPLAVEEELTPRQRQLLRMHFTQGKRVTDIAQELGISKSTVSRTLARCTQRLYRTLRYSL, from the coding sequence ATGCGGCATACCGTATCTGACGGCTCCGGCCGCTATGACCCGCTGGATATCGCCAGCCTGCAGCTGTGGCAGCAGGGACAGCAGGAGGACAACCGCCAGCAGATCCGGCGTCTGCTGGTGAATCTGCCCTTGGCGGTGGAGGAGGAGCTGACGCCCCGGCAGCGGCAGCTGCTGAGGATGCACTTCACCCAGGGCAAGCGGGTCACGGACATCGCACAGGAGCTGGGGATCAGCAAGTCCACGGTATCCCGGACGCTGGCACGGTGTACCCAGCGGCTGTACCGCACGCTGCGGTATAGTCTGTAA
- a CDS encoding D-2-hydroxyacid dehydrogenase, with product MMRKLAVVADYLDDSHRTHIEKMAGDAGFTVDYFTEGHLPQDRAGEYEVIYGTVPPKELKAATALRWFCCSYAGMDQWKDDALYHSPEVMLSNSSGAYGVTISEHMVMVTLMLLRQMPTVQEWMRRHDWSNEKPPMRSVCGSRVTVLGTGDIGTSFARRVKAMGAKTVVGVSRSGRRVDDAYDAMYTTAQLDQVLPETEILAMALPGTAETEGILSRSRIALLPKEAVVVNVGRGTAIDQDALMEALNAGRLAGAALDVVRPEPLPPEHPLWNTKNLLLTPHLSGFMSLGITRDTAVALFCEDFENYIAGRPLKRLVDRRKGY from the coding sequence ATGATGAGAAAGCTTGCAGTGGTGGCGGATTATCTGGACGACAGCCACCGTACCCATATCGAAAAGATGGCCGGGGACGCCGGTTTCACCGTGGATTATTTCACCGAGGGCCACCTGCCTCAGGATCGGGCAGGGGAGTATGAGGTGATCTACGGCACCGTCCCCCCCAAGGAGCTGAAGGCCGCCACGGCCCTGCGGTGGTTCTGCTGCTCCTATGCCGGTATGGATCAGTGGAAGGACGACGCCCTGTATCACAGCCCGGAGGTGATGCTCTCTAACTCCTCCGGGGCCTACGGCGTGACCATCAGCGAGCACATGGTCATGGTGACGCTGATGCTGCTGCGGCAGATGCCCACCGTGCAGGAGTGGATGCGCCGCCACGATTGGAGCAACGAGAAGCCCCCCATGCGCTCCGTCTGCGGCAGCCGCGTCACGGTGCTGGGCACCGGCGATATCGGCACCTCCTTTGCCCGCCGGGTGAAGGCCATGGGAGCCAAGACCGTGGTGGGTGTCTCCCGCAGCGGCCGCCGTGTGGACGATGCCTACGACGCCATGTACACCACGGCGCAGCTGGATCAGGTGCTGCCGGAGACGGAAATTCTGGCCATGGCCCTGCCCGGCACGGCGGAGACGGAGGGCATCCTCTCCCGCAGCCGCATTGCCCTGCTGCCCAAGGAGGCGGTGGTGGTGAACGTGGGCCGTGGCACCGCCATCGATCAGGACGCCCTGATGGAGGCCCTGAACGCCGGACGGCTGGCCGGTGCGGCGCTGGATGTGGTGCGCCCGGAGCCTCTGCCCCCGGAGCATCCCCTGTGGAACACCAAAAACCTCCTGTTGACGCCTCATCTCTCCGGCTTCATGTCGCTGGGCATCACACGGGATACAGCGGTGGCCCTCTTCTGCGAGGATTTCGAGAACTACATCGCCGGCCGGCCCCTGAAGCGGCTGGTGGACCGCCGCAAGGGCTATTGA
- a CDS encoding NAD(P)/FAD-dependent oxidoreductase, whose protein sequence is MLKLEGLKLTPEEKEAALHRKAARLLRIPEEDVLSVQVLRRSIDAREELHLVYTVAAEVRQEKQVLRRCRDRRVSRYAPERYALPEILSPPEVPPVVVGAGPGGLFAALVLARCGLRPILLERGQDTVTRQRDVETFWRTGVLDPESNVQFGEGGAGAFSDGKLNTGTKDLRHRWILEELVRCGAPESILTDAKPHVGTDMLHIALQNLRQELLSLGAQVRFGHRLEGLESRDGVLTGLHVRTGEGTYRLPVRAVVLAPGHSARDTFQMLYDAGIPMEAKPFAVGVRIEHRQRDMDAAQYRQYAGHPCLPASTYKLSCHTAAGRGVFSFCVCPGGQVVAAASEPGRVVTNGMSHYARSGENINGGMLVGVTPEDFGTDHPLAGVAWQRQLEAAAFRLGGGGFLAPCQRVEDFLAHRPSTGPGAVLPSYRPGVTWCDLHDCLPPFLTGAMEEALPLLERKLRGYAQPDALLTAVETRSSSPVRILRDESGQSALRGLYPCGEGAGYAGGILSAAADGMRCAEKIWEVYS, encoded by the coding sequence GTGCTGAAGCTGGAGGGCTTGAAGCTGACCCCGGAGGAGAAGGAGGCGGCCCTGCACCGGAAGGCAGCCCGGCTGCTGCGCATCCCGGAGGAGGATGTGCTGTCGGTGCAGGTGCTGCGCCGTTCCATCGATGCACGGGAGGAGCTGCATCTGGTGTACACCGTGGCGGCGGAGGTGCGGCAGGAGAAGCAGGTGCTGCGCCGCTGCCGGGACCGGCGGGTCAGCCGGTACGCCCCGGAGCGGTACGCTTTGCCGGAGATATTGTCTCCGCCGGAGGTGCCGCCGGTGGTGGTGGGCGCCGGGCCGGGCGGCCTGTTTGCGGCGCTGGTGCTGGCCCGATGCGGCCTGCGCCCCATTCTGCTGGAACGGGGACAGGATACCGTTACCCGCCAGCGGGACGTGGAGACCTTCTGGCGCACCGGCGTGCTGGACCCGGAGTCCAACGTACAATTCGGAGAGGGGGGAGCCGGGGCCTTCTCCGACGGGAAGCTGAACACCGGCACTAAGGATCTGCGCCACCGGTGGATCTTAGAGGAACTGGTGCGATGCGGTGCGCCGGAGAGTATTCTGACGGATGCCAAGCCCCATGTGGGGACGGATATGCTGCACATCGCTCTGCAAAACCTGCGGCAGGAGTTGCTGTCGCTGGGGGCGCAGGTGCGCTTCGGCCACCGGCTGGAGGGACTGGAGAGCCGGGATGGCGTCCTGACGGGGCTGCACGTCCGGACAGGGGAGGGGACGTACCGTCTGCCGGTGCGGGCGGTGGTGCTGGCGCCGGGCCATAGCGCACGGGATACATTCCAGATGCTGTACGACGCCGGGATCCCCATGGAGGCCAAGCCCTTTGCCGTGGGGGTCCGCATCGAGCACCGCCAGCGGGACATGGACGCCGCCCAGTACCGGCAGTATGCGGGTCATCCGTGCCTGCCGGCCTCCACCTATAAATTGTCGTGCCATACAGCGGCGGGCCGGGGCGTGTTCTCCTTCTGCGTCTGCCCCGGCGGACAGGTGGTGGCGGCGGCCTCGGAGCCGGGGCGTGTGGTGACCAACGGCATGAGCCACTACGCCCGCAGCGGCGAGAACATCAACGGCGGGATGCTGGTGGGCGTCACACCGGAGGATTTCGGCACGGATCACCCTCTGGCGGGGGTGGCGTGGCAGCGGCAGTTGGAGGCGGCGGCCTTCCGACTGGGAGGCGGCGGATTTCTGGCCCCCTGCCAACGGGTGGAGGACTTTCTGGCCCACCGTCCCTCCACGGGGCCGGGAGCGGTGCTGCCCAGCTATCGTCCCGGCGTCACGTGGTGTGACCTCCATGACTGCCTGCCGCCGTTTCTCACGGGGGCTATGGAGGAGGCGCTGCCCCTGCTGGAGCGGAAGCTCCGGGGCTACGCCCAGCCGGATGCCCTTTTGACGGCGGTGGAGACCCGCTCCTCCTCACCGGTACGCATCCTGCGGGATGAGAGCGGACAAAGTGCGCTGCGGGGACTGTATCCCTGCGGCGAAGGGGCGGGCTATGCCGGCGGCATCCTGTCCGCCGCAGCGGACGGTATGCGCTGCGCAGAAAAAATCTGGGAGGTATATTCATGA
- a CDS encoding S1C family serine protease → MSNEFHDENNLYHFSYRDPNAESHTESAAGSTVEPAAEPVVTDTPVQPKKHHGGVGRVVALILSCAVISAACGFGGAILAQNSSRTGKTTVQQSNRTAATVSVKKVDGQTLMTPSEVYASTVNSVVSINCSAVSTNIFGQQTESASSGSGFIYTADGYIVTNQHVVANASSINVTLYNGDTYPATLVGSDSDYDVAVLKIDAKDLPAVTLGSSTDVNVGDTVLAIGNPLGELTFSMSQGIVSCVNRAINVEGTPFNMIQVDASINPGNSGGPLMNLYGEVVGIVSAKYSSYADTTVEGLGFAIPINDVQSIIKDIIENGSVGNKAYMAITAGTMTQQMAAQYKINATEGVFVYSVEDGGAGDKAGLKLGDVITKLNDTQITSMEDLSAAKKGFKAGDTVTLTVLRDGKEITTQLTFDAQPQTTDDTTDSSQSGDNSYNNGNNGYSGNGYSDLYDYFFGRH, encoded by the coding sequence ATGTCCAACGAGTTTCATGACGAGAACAACCTGTATCACTTCAGCTATCGTGATCCCAACGCAGAATCTCATACAGAGTCTGCGGCCGGGTCCACCGTGGAGCCCGCCGCCGAGCCGGTGGTGACAGACACCCCGGTGCAGCCCAAGAAGCACCACGGCGGTGTAGGTCGTGTGGTGGCCCTGATCCTCAGCTGTGCCGTTATCAGCGCAGCCTGCGGCTTCGGCGGCGCCATTCTGGCCCAGAACAGCAGCCGCACCGGCAAGACCACTGTGCAGCAGAGCAACCGTACCGCCGCTACCGTCAGCGTGAAAAAGGTAGACGGGCAAACCCTGATGACTCCCTCCGAGGTGTACGCCTCCACGGTCAACAGTGTGGTGTCCATCAATTGCTCCGCCGTCTCCACCAACATCTTCGGCCAGCAGACCGAGTCCGCTTCCTCCGGCAGCGGCTTCATCTACACCGCCGACGGCTATATCGTCACCAATCAGCACGTGGTAGCCAACGCCAGCTCCATCAACGTCACCCTCTATAACGGCGACACCTATCCTGCCACGCTGGTGGGCAGCGACAGCGACTACGATGTGGCTGTGCTGAAAATCGATGCCAAGGATCTGCCGGCTGTAACGCTGGGCAGCTCCACCGATGTCAACGTGGGTGACACGGTGCTGGCCATCGGCAACCCTCTGGGTGAGCTGACCTTCTCCATGAGTCAGGGCATCGTATCCTGCGTGAACCGTGCCATCAACGTGGAGGGTACCCCCTTCAACATGATCCAGGTGGACGCCTCCATTAACCCCGGCAACTCCGGCGGCCCCCTGATGAACCTGTACGGCGAGGTGGTGGGCATCGTGTCCGCCAAGTACTCCAGCTACGCCGATACCACGGTGGAGGGGTTGGGCTTCGCCATTCCCATCAACGATGTGCAGTCCATCATCAAGGACATCATAGAGAACGGCTCCGTCGGCAATAAGGCCTACATGGCCATCACCGCCGGCACCATGACCCAGCAGATGGCGGCACAGTATAAGATCAACGCCACCGAGGGCGTGTTCGTCTACTCCGTGGAGGACGGCGGCGCCGGGGATAAGGCAGGGCTGAAGCTGGGCGACGTCATCACCAAGCTCAACGACACTCAGATCACCTCCATGGAGGATCTGTCCGCCGCCAAGAAGGGCTTCAAGGCCGGGGATACCGTGACCCTCACCGTTCTGCGTGACGGCAAGGAGATCACCACCCAGTTGACCTTCGACGCACAGCCCCAAACCACCGACGACACCACGGACAGCAGCCAGAGCGGCGACAACAGCTACAATAACGGCAATAACGGCTACAGCGGAAATGGGTACAGCGACCTGTACGACTACTTCTTCGGCCGTCATTGA